The DNA sequence TCCCGACGTCGGGGATCCTGAGGGCATCCGGTCACTCCCGGGTTCGGCGGGGGCCGACGGCGGGGGTGCTCTCGGCGGGCGCCCCGGTGGCCGGGGCGGTGGTGGCGGCCGGGGGGCTGCTCGCGGAGGTGCCGGTCGCCTGCGGGGGCGTGCCGCCGGTGCCCGGGCCGGCGGGCGGCGGCGAGGAGGCGGTGGTCCCGGGCGGCGGCTCGGCCGGACCGGACGGCGGTGAGCCGGTGCCGCTGCCCGGGTCGGAGGACGGCGGTGGTGCGGAACCGTCCTTCGGCGGGGGCGTGGACCCGTTGTCCGGCGGGGGAGGCGGTGACGTGGGTCCCGGTGAGGCGGGGCGCTCGGACCCGGCCGGCCCGGACGACGACGCGGGTGGCGAGGAGGGACGCGCGGAGGAGGGGGAGGACGGTGGCGAGGAGGGCGAGGACCGCGGCGCGGAAGCGGAGGACGGCGCAGTGGAGGGAGCCGACGGCGACCGCGAGTCGTCCGTCGCCCGTGAGGACCCCGGGCCCGGGGGAGTGCTCCCCTCACCGGACGACGCACCCCCGCCCGCGCCCTCCACCACGCTCAGCGTGACGTACGCCCCGAACCGCAGCTCGGCTCCGGCCGCCGGGTCGGACCCCGTGACCCGCGCACCGTCCGGTGGAAGGTCCTGCCCCTCGTGGGCGACCGCCAGTCCCCGCCCGGCCAGCCGCCGGCTCGCCTCACCGAACGTGGTCCCGGTGAGCTGTGGCACCGCCCGGCGCCGCCGTGTGTCGAAGGCGGAGTCCTCCTCGCCCGACGTGCCCACGGGCCGCTCGACACCCCGGCCGGGATCCTCCACGTCGACGAGGGCGATGCGCTCCAGTTTCCGGGACGCGGGCCGGACCACGACGACCTCGGAACGGTCGTAGCCCTTCCATTTCTCGTTCCCGTCGTCGAACGTGACGGAAATCCTGCTCTTGTCCCCCTCGAAGGGCCGCAGTGGATTCCCGCACGAACACTTCACCGCCGGCAGCCCCTGCTCATCGACCAGAATCGCGATTCCCGCCTGGAGCAGCGCATTGAAGGGAACAGCCTTTCCCTTTTTGTAGTCGTGATTCCTCACGAGCGTGTCGTGACGCAGGAGAACAGGAGTGAGCCGGTCGAGATACGCCGGTATCCCCGCGGTGCTCAGGTCCAGTGCCTCCGCCCACGCCCGCGCCTTGCGGTCGTTGCGCGGGTCGGTGAGATAGCGCTTCAGCCGCTCGACGTCGCAGACCGCGGCCTCCTCGGTGCCTCCGTACAGCCCCGGCGTGTCTCCCTGCTGCAGGCCTCCGCGGGCCGGCCGCGACCGCACGGCGGCGTCCCGTCCCAGTCCGCTGCTCTCGTCGAAGAAGGGCGCCAGGGAAGCGGTTCCCGCGGCGACCGCCTGCACATCGAACAAAGGTGTGGCCGATTCGCAACCGCTGACGACCAGAACCGACAACGACAGGACGGCGATCTTCCGAATTACCGTTTTCCCCGCCCTGCGCACAGATGAACGAACTTCCATCACCGCTCCCCCCGGCGGTCCCCTTGACGCATCATGCTACTGGAGGAAAATGCCCGTTCAAGGGGATACGGGAAACAGTGAATTCAGTTCCCGCGTGCGTGCAGTGAGGCCAGATAGGCGTTGTACGCCTCGAGTTCCCGGTCGCCGTCCCGCTCGGCGGCGCGATCCGTGCGTTTGGCCTGCCGCTGGTCCGAGGCGTACCACTGGAACAGCAGCGCGAGCAGCACCAGCACGGAGGGGACCTCGCTGAACGCCCAGGCGATCCCGCCCGCCGCGTTCTGGTCGGACAGCGCGTCGACGGCGAGTGAGGCGGGCGGGTTCTCGAACGTCGTGACCATCGGGGCCGACGCCATCATCAGCGCGATGCCGAAGAACGCGTGGAACGGCATGCCCGCGAACAGTTCCAGCATCCGCATCAGATACCCCGGCCGGTGCGGGCCCGGGTCCACGCCCATGATCGGCCAGAAGAAGACCAGGCCGACGGCGAGGAAGTGCACCATCATCGCGATGTGCCCGACCCCGGAGCCCATCAGGAAGTCGAACAGCGGGGTGAAGTACAGGCCGTACAGGCTCGCGATGAACAGCGGGATGGTGAACACCGGGTGGGTGACGATCCGCATGTAGCGGCTGTGCAGCAGCATCAGCAGCAGTTCGCG is a window from the Streptomyces capillispiralis genome containing:
- a CDS encoding PASTA domain-containing protein is translated as MQAVAAGTASLAPFFDESSGLGRDAAVRSRPARGGLQQGDTPGLYGGTEEAAVCDVERLKRYLTDPRNDRKARAWAEALDLSTAGIPAYLDRLTPVLLRHDTLVRNHDYKKGKAVPFNALLQAGIAILVDEQGLPAVKCSCGNPLRPFEGDKSRISVTFDDGNEKWKGYDRSEVVVVRPASRKLERIALVDVEDPGRGVERPVGTSGEEDSAFDTRRRRAVPQLTGTTFGEASRRLAGRGLAVAHEGQDLPPDGARVTGSDPAAGAELRFGAYVTLSVVEGAGGGASSGEGSTPPGPGSSRATDDSRSPSAPSTAPSSASAPRSSPSSPPSSPSSARPSSPPASSSGPAGSERPASPGPTSPPPPPDNGSTPPPKDGSAPPPSSDPGSGTGSPPSGPAEPPPGTTASSPPPAGPGTGGTPPQATGTSASSPPAATTAPATGAPAESTPAVGPRRTRE
- a CDS encoding cytochrome c oxidase assembly protein; this encodes MDHSGHGMTMDLPPFTLGRGLAWSTDPFFLVACLLGLALYGWGVARLVRRGDKWPVGRTIAFFTGVLSIGLMMCTKLNDYGMVMFSVHMVQHMVISMVSPILILLGAPITLALRALPPAGRGRKGPRELLLMLLHSRYMRIVTHPVFTIPLFIASLYGLYFTPLFDFLMGSGVGHIAMMVHFLAVGLVFFWPIMGVDPGPHRPGYLMRMLELFAGMPFHAFFGIALMMASAPMVTTFENPPASLAVDALSDQNAAGGIAWAFSEVPSVLVLLALLFQWYASDQRQAKRTDRAAERDGDRELEAYNAYLASLHARGN